A part of Sulfurimonas sp. HSL-1716 genomic DNA contains:
- the nuoF gene encoding NADH-quinone oxidoreductase subunit NuoF, producing MITSIQELQKVAENRKCSEENIPQELRVCIGSSCLSQGSDAIQKDLEEAVKAKGLQNRCRVKGVGCNGLCANGTLVSHCDSSKKEQTLYEKVTASDIKELVKCVEDHSVYKEKRCDTNQPFFTKQNKVVLQNAGVIDPNEIEDYIAHGGYSALFHVLKEMSCTDVIDEVKSSGLRGRGGGGFPTGLKWESVYKVQSDQKYIVCNGDEGDPGAFMDRALMEADPHKIIEGMAIAGYACGANMGYIYVRAEYPLAVEKLDHAIKQAKRLGLLGNKIAHSGFDFDIEIRLGGGAFVCGEATALITSIEGNRGNPRQKPPHLSDYGLWGEPTILNNVETLANVPTIIKKGAQWFKSVGTTASSGTKIFALTGHIKNTGLVEVPMGITLRELIYEIGGGVSDGRELKAIQTGGPSGGCIPVEYLDLPIDYDSLKSIGTIMGSGGMIVIDDSSNMVEIAHFFMDFCKSESCGKCTPCRVGTTQLTLLLEKFINKEASKADLELLKQMSEIVKSASLCGLGQTAPNPVLSTVRYFENEYLEGIKDD from the coding sequence ATGATTACCTCGATCCAAGAGCTTCAAAAGGTTGCCGAAAATAGAAAATGCAGCGAAGAGAATATCCCGCAGGAGCTCAGAGTCTGTATAGGCAGCAGCTGTCTTTCACAGGGTTCTGATGCGATCCAAAAAGATCTCGAAGAAGCGGTCAAAGCAAAAGGTCTGCAAAACAGATGCAGGGTAAAAGGCGTGGGATGCAACGGTCTTTGCGCCAACGGCACCTTAGTGTCGCACTGCGACAGCTCCAAAAAAGAGCAGACGCTTTATGAAAAGGTCACCGCATCCGACATCAAAGAACTCGTCAAATGCGTAGAAGATCACTCCGTCTATAAAGAAAAGCGGTGCGACACGAATCAGCCCTTTTTTACAAAACAGAACAAAGTTGTTTTGCAAAATGCGGGAGTGATCGATCCAAACGAGATCGAAGACTATATTGCCCATGGCGGGTATTCGGCTTTGTTTCATGTCTTAAAGGAGATGTCGTGTACCGACGTCATTGACGAAGTAAAGAGCAGCGGGCTTCGAGGCAGAGGCGGAGGCGGATTCCCTACGGGGCTCAAATGGGAAAGCGTCTACAAAGTCCAAAGCGACCAAAAGTACATAGTCTGTAACGGCGATGAGGGAGATCCGGGCGCGTTTATGGACAGAGCCCTGATGGAAGCCGATCCCCACAAGATCATAGAGGGAATGGCTATCGCAGGATATGCCTGCGGAGCAAATATGGGATACATCTATGTACGCGCGGAGTATCCTCTTGCGGTAGAAAAACTGGATCATGCCATCAAACAGGCAAAAAGACTCGGACTTTTAGGCAACAAAATCGCTCACAGCGGCTTTGATTTTGATATCGAGATAAGGCTGGGTGGAGGTGCTTTCGTATGCGGAGAAGCGACCGCACTCATAACTTCCATAGAGGGCAACCGCGGCAATCCAAGACAAAAACCGCCCCATCTCAGCGATTACGGGCTCTGGGGAGAGCCTACGATACTAAATAACGTCGAGACACTGGCAAACGTACCGACCATCATAAAAAAAGGTGCGCAGTGGTTTAAGAGCGTAGGGACAACCGCTTCAAGCGGAACAAAGATATTTGCGCTGACGGGGCACATCAAAAATACGGGGCTTGTCGAAGTACCGATGGGGATCACTCTTCGCGAACTCATCTATGAGATCGGCGGCGGAGTGAGCGATGGCAGAGAGTTAAAAGCGATTCAGACGGGAGGCCCAAGCGGAGGCTGCATCCCTGTAGAATATCTTGACCTGCCCATAGATTACGATTCGCTCAAAAGCATCGGCACGATCATGGGAAGCGGCGGAATGATCGTCATCGACGACAGTTCAAACATGGTAGAGATCGCGCACTTCTTTATGGATTTTTGCAAGAGCGAATCCTGTGGAAAATGTACTCCCTGCCGTGTGGGTACCACCCAGCTCACGCTTCTGCTTGAAAAATTCATCAATAAAGAAGCAAGCAAAGCCGATCTTGAGCTTTTAAAACAGATGTCTGAGATCGTAAAGAGCGCGAGCCTCTGCGGACTCGGACAGACCGCGCCGAATCCGGTCTTAAGCACTGTCAGATATTTTGAGAACGAATATCTCGAGGGGATCAAAGATGATTAA
- a CDS encoding 2Fe-2S iron-sulfur cluster-binding protein, whose translation MIKQKVRVKTFKIDDITVTGQSDQTVLEVAREHNIYIPTLCYLEGLSCVGSCRMCLVEIKGCRELAPACTSKIKEGMEVVTTSPDIQAHRNMILSMLFSERTHTCSVCVVNGNCELQDKTVELGLEHSLVPYLEQRFEIDASHKNFVHDPNRCILCTRCVRVCDEIEGAHALDLVDRGINTRIIHDMDEPWADSQSCTSCGKCVYVCPTGALYEKDISTEEKLKKTDIILNLIKSRKKDD comes from the coding sequence ATGATTAAACAAAAGGTCAGGGTAAAAACGTTTAAGATCGACGATATCACTGTTACGGGACAATCGGATCAGACCGTCTTGGAAGTGGCAAGAGAGCATAATATCTACATCCCTACCCTATGTTATCTCGAAGGCCTCAGTTGTGTAGGCTCATGCAGAATGTGCCTTGTCGAGATAAAAGGATGCCGCGAACTTGCTCCCGCGTGCACGTCAAAGATCAAAGAGGGAATGGAGGTCGTCACAACCTCGCCCGATATCCAAGCGCACAGAAATATGATACTCTCCATGCTTTTTAGCGAAAGGACCCATACCTGCAGCGTCTGTGTGGTAAACGGCAATTGCGAGCTTCAAGACAAAACGGTGGAATTGGGACTTGAACACTCTTTAGTGCCCTATTTGGAGCAGAGGTTCGAGATCGATGCTTCACATAAAAACTTTGTTCATGATCCAAACAGATGTATCTTGTGCACCAGATGCGTCCGCGTATGCGATGAGATCGAAGGTGCCCATGCTCTCGACCTTGTAGACAGAGGCATAAACACGAGGATCATACACGATATGGACGAGCCGTGGGCAGACTCGCAAAGCTGTACGAGCTGTGGCAAATGCGTCTATGTCTGTCCGACGGGTGCACTTTACGAAAAAGATATCAGTACCGAGGAGAAACTTAAAAAAACCGATATCATCCTCAATCTTATAAAAAGCAGAAAAAAAGATGACTAA
- a CDS encoding oxidoreductase: protein MTKIRLATIWLDGCSGCHMSFLDMDERLIELAPYFDLVYSPYVDAKEFPKEVDLSIVEGAVSSDHDLEMIKKIRANSKTILALGDCAVTGNVSALKNLYGTDAVLQRGYFELADINKNKRYPSQIVPKLLDKVIPLHEAVKIDYFLPGCPTPADAVYETIKALIEGREINVNELTRFGK from the coding sequence ATGACTAAGATACGATTAGCGACCATCTGGCTTGACGGCTGTTCGGGTTGTCACATGTCTTTTTTGGATATGGACGAAAGGCTCATAGAGCTCGCACCCTATTTTGACCTTGTCTACAGTCCCTACGTCGATGCAAAAGAGTTTCCAAAAGAGGTAGATCTGAGCATAGTAGAAGGTGCCGTGAGCAGCGACCATGATCTAGAGATGATAAAAAAAATAAGAGCAAATTCCAAGACGATACTTGCTCTTGGAGACTGTGCGGTGACGGGAAACGTGTCTGCGTTAAAAAACCTCTACGGCACGGATGCGGTGCTGCAAAGAGGCTATTTTGAACTTGCGGATATCAACAAAAACAAAAGATATCCGTCTCAGATAGTCCCAAAACTCCTGGACAAAGTGATACCTCTTCACGAAGCGGTAAAAATAGACTATTTTCTCCCCGGATGCCCTACGCCTGCGGATGCTGTCTACGAGACGATAAAAGCGCTCATAGAGGGAAGAGAAATAAATGTAAACGAATTGACGAGATTTGGAAAATGA